In a genomic window of Alphaproteobacteria bacterium:
- the flhB gene encoding flagellar biosynthesis protein FlhB — protein sequence MAEGDEQDDSQKTEDPTPKKIEEARKRGQVALSREMNNWVMLLAGTLMVGVFAGPVMSDLTVMMRSFIERPHDFPSMPGGLSVVLGGAAWEVVKILFLPLLLLMAAAFLAPFLQVGPLMAPEVVKPDISKISLIKGFHRLFSMRSLVEFVKGILKISLVGAMSAMIIYPYFDRFEHFIDLETIAALAELQYLVVKMLVGILVLTLVIAVTDLLYQRYEYYRKMRMTKQELKDEYKQTEGDPMVKGRLRQLRAQKARQRMMQAVPTADVVITNPTHFSIALKYNPAEMSAPVCIAKGVDDLALRIREVAKEHEIIIYENPPLARILYDTVEIDEMIPAEHFKAVAEVISYVYKIRGRPLG from the coding sequence ATGGCCGAAGGCGACGAGCAGGACGACAGTCAGAAGACCGAAGACCCCACCCCGAAAAAGATCGAGGAAGCGCGAAAGCGCGGACAGGTCGCCCTCTCCCGCGAAATGAACAACTGGGTGATGCTGCTGGCCGGAACCCTGATGGTCGGCGTCTTCGCCGGTCCGGTCATGAGCGACCTGACCGTGATGATGCGGAGCTTCATCGAGCGCCCGCATGATTTTCCCTCGATGCCCGGAGGGTTATCCGTGGTTCTGGGCGGCGCGGCGTGGGAGGTGGTAAAAATCCTCTTCCTGCCGCTGCTGCTTCTGATGGCCGCCGCTTTCCTCGCACCCTTCCTGCAGGTCGGCCCCCTGATGGCGCCCGAAGTCGTCAAGCCGGACATCAGCAAGATTTCCCTCATCAAGGGCTTCCACCGCCTCTTTTCCATGCGCTCCCTCGTCGAATTCGTGAAGGGGATTTTGAAAATCTCGCTGGTCGGCGCGATGTCGGCCATGATTATCTATCCCTATTTCGACCGCTTCGAGCATTTCATCGACCTTGAAACCATCGCCGCCCTCGCCGAGCTTCAATATCTGGTCGTAAAGATGCTGGTCGGGATTCTGGTCCTGACATTGGTCATCGCGGTCACGGACCTGCTCTATCAGCGGTACGAATATTACCGCAAGATGCGGATGACCAAGCAGGAACTCAAGGACGAATACAAGCAGACCGAGGGCGACCCGATGGTCAAAGGCCGCCTGCGCCAGCTCCGCGCACAGAAGGCCCGCCAGCGCATGATGCAGGCCGTCCCGACCGCCGACGTGGTCATCACCAACCCGACCCACTTTTCCATCGCCCTCAAATACAACCCCGCCGAGATGAGCGCCCCGGTCTGCATCGCCAAGGGCGTGGACGATCTGGCGCTCCGCATCCGCGAAGTGGCGAAGGAACACGAGATCATCATCTATGAAAACCCGCCTCTGGCCCGCATTCTTTATGACACCGTGGAGATCGACGAGATGATCCCGGCCGAGCATTTCAAGGCCGTCGCCGAAGTCATCTCCTATGTCTACAAGATCAGGGGCCGCCCGCTGGGATAG